A DNA window from Euleptes europaea isolate rEulEur1 chromosome 20, rEulEur1.hap1, whole genome shotgun sequence contains the following coding sequences:
- the TMC3 gene encoding transmembrane channel-like protein 3, whose protein sequence is MVYLWNKQMVPVPALPAPKEAQIGWATNLFLYNKIMPISVFRLQGISERTQSGKQFPRDQLSACAPGRLLPFPESRCLRETLKMSSGNSTAGARNAKTCKRYKSVKRHASIYAYPEPPHSNSDEDNGNGKVDSSDPEQIFQNIQFQKEIMSNIRCRPWPMRQKLRALRQAKEIVLKYEGRLTRTRGYQAAGAEMWRKFVRLAYNFIVIFIPWEMRIKKIESHFGSGVASYFIFLRWLFGINIVLTVMTGAFVVLPEILAGRPFGSTDRKTIPPGKAASAQDLDTIWSLGGYLQYSVLFYGYYGQERKIGRAGYRLPLAYFLVGMAVFAYSFIILLKKMAKNSRMSLASASDENYTFCWRVFCAWDYLIGNPEAAESKSAAIVNSIREAILEEQEKKKSTNLAVTISLRIIANILVLLSLAGSIYIIYFVVDRSQKLERTKAVLTLWEKNEVSVVVSLITMLAPSAFELIAALEMYHPRTTLRFQLARVLVLYLGNLYSLIIALLDKVDSMSVADSKTHSNGSNAVGTTFSLAAKTLMEGVPFTTFPNMQVVRNGTFPLAENQTQNYFLPVNPVVNKTPSYEYNTQSHQDQCWETYVGQEMLKLSIIDMLFTVASILLIDFFRGLFVRYLSDCWCWDLESKFPEYGEFKIAENVLHLVYNQGMIWMGAFFSPCLPAFNVLKLIGLMYLRSWAVLTCNVPHQQVFRASRSNNFYLAMLLFMLFLCMLPTIFAIARYKPSLGCGPFSGQEKIYDIVSKTIQDDFPVWFKNVMTYISSPVVVLPALLLLFMLIYYLQSIARSLKFTNNQLRMQIQAERTEDKKKVVQMAAVRIQNLEGTGKRPEQESDVISQESSARSSTPRKNGSVLTFESPKGSQIQTVSQSVPHLDVTKPINPTPANAAPLAPAALPPAVPAPVTLTPSLPTIQKPRMEPIANRYPSSAHGSASELCKAKTYTPVKFKKRVEDVHSEPLFRKSLQQVNPDAPAFAGRRAHTAKYFIVNEHEPRKRLLRSTTRLPRNYRMDESGDVVELYPRNVRRYLVRTPHRVYSPHFSEEEEEEELRRSMANRSHRPRSLSDLRAAPRFYIGECVDGQILASKPLAKMHYKSWEGGFGLAFDRPPHPHRKIHMKNIELDQRYPEHHAKTSKPKHKPEPSPTESDSVSIGSSSDQPTSSNDQYIQVIHSKEKYLKSRAKLTRKKSKSGMDLDAAEANELICSNV, encoded by the exons ATGGTGTACTTGTGGAACAAGCAGATGGTTCCTGTGCCAGCGCTTCCGGCCCCCAAGGAGGCACAGATAGGCTGGGCTACAAATCTGTTTTTATATAATAAAATCATGCCAATTTCAGTATTTCGTCTGCAGGGTATCAGCGAGAGAACGCAGTCCGGCAAACAGTTTCCTAGAGACCAGCTGTCGGCGTGCGCTCCGGGGCGTCTGCTGCCTTTTCCAGAGAG CCGCTGCCTTCGTGAAACCCTGAAGATGTCATCAGGAAACAGCACGGCTGGAGCGAGAAATGCTAAGACCTGCAAGAGGTATAAAAGTGTGAAGCGCCACGCCAGCATCTATGCCTACCCAGAGCCGCCCCACAG CAACTCGGATGAAGATAACGGGAATGGAAAAGTGGACAGCAGTGACCCGGAGCAGATCTTCCAGAACATACAGTTTCAGAAGGAGATCATGTCCAATATCCGTTGCAGACCGTGGCCCATGAGACAGAAATTGAGGGCACTGAG GCAAGCGAAAGAGATTGTGCTCAAGTACGAAGGTCGGCTGACTCGGACAAGAGGCTACCAGGCGGCTGGAGCAGAG aTGTGGCGAAAGTTTGTTCGGCTTGCATATAACTTTATTGTCATCTTTATTCCTTGGGAAATGAGGATAAAGAAAATAGAAA GTCACTTTGGATCTGGCGTGGCTTCTTACTTCATTTTCTTGAGATGGTTGTTTGGGATCAATATCGTTCTCACCGTCATGACAGGAGCATTTGTCGTTTTGCCGGAG ATCCTGGCAGGAAGGCCATTTGGAAGCACCGACAGGAAGACGATCCCTCCAGGGAAGGCTGCATCCGCACAAGACCTGGATACCATCTGGTCTTTGGGG GGTTATCTCCAGTATTCAGTTTTATTCTATGGCTACTACGGCCAGGAAAGGAAGATCGGAAGAGCGGGCTATCGGCTGCCCCTGGCATATTTCCTCGTCGGAATGGCAGTGTTTGCATACAGCTTCATCATCCTCTTAAAGAA AATGGCCAAAAATTCAAGAATGAGTCTCGCAAGTGCCTCTGATGAAAACTACACATTTTGTTGGCGGGTGTTCTGCGCTTGGGACTACCTGATCGGCAACCCGGAGGCTGCAGAGAGCAAATCGGCTGCTATTGTGAACAGTATCAGG GAAGCTATACTGGaggagcaggaaaagaagaaaagcacaAACCT GGCAGTGACAATAAGCTTAAGGATCATTGCAAATATCCTCGTGCTTCTCTCGCTCGCTGGAAGCATTTACATCATTTACTTTGTAGTGGACCGGTCTCAGAAATTAGAACGAACCAAAGCGGTACTCACCCTCTGGGAGAAGAATGAG GTGAGCGTTGTGGTCTCGTTGATCACAATGCTCGCTCCCTCTGCCTTTGAACTGATTGCAGCTTTGGAGATGTACCATCCGCGGACCACTCTACGCTTTCAGCTTGCCAG GGTTCTTGTCTTATATCTTGGAAACCTCTACAGCTTGATCATCGCACTTCTGGACAAAGTGGACAGCATGAGCGTTGCT GACTCCAAGACTCATAGCAATGGAAGCAATGCGGTGGGTACCACCTTCTCATTAGCTGCTAAAACCCTTATGGAAGGAGTTCCTTTCACCACCTTTCCCAACATGCAAGTTGTGAGGAACGGCACCTTCCCCCTGGCTGAGAATCAAACCCAGAATTACTTCCTGCCTGTTAATCCGGTGGTCAACAAGACGCCTTCCTACGAATATAACACTCAAAGTCACCAAGACCAGTGCTGGGAGACATATGTTGGTCAA GAAATGCTGAAGCTGTCAATTATCGACATGCTATTCACAGTGGCAAGCATCCTGTTAATTGACTTCTTCCGAGGACTCTTTGTCCGATACTTAAGTGATTGTTGGTGCTGGGACTTGGAAAGCAAGTTT CCAGAATATGGAGAATTCAAAATAGCAGAAAATGTCCTGCATTTAGTCTACAACCAAGGGATGATCTG GATGGGTGCCTTCTTTTCCCCGTGCCTGCCTGCATTCAACGTCCTCAAACTAATTGGGCTCATGTACCTGCGGAGCTGGGCGGTCCTAACTTGTAACGTGCCCCACCAGCAAGTCTTCAGAGCTTCAAG ATCGAATAACTTCTACTTAGCCATGCTGCTGTTCATGCTGTTTTTGTGCATGTTGCCCACCATATTCGCCATTGCCCGATACAAGCCATCTCTCGGCTGCGGTCCATTCAG CGGGCAAGAGAAAATCTACGACATTGTGTCGAAAACCATTCAAGATGACTTTCCTGTCTGGTTCAAGAACGTGATGACGTACATCAGCAGCCCCGTTGTGGTCCTACCCGCCTTGCTGCTTCTGTT cATGCTAATTTACTACCTTCAGAGTATTGCCAGATCCCTGAAATTCACTAACAATCAACTGAGGATGCAGATCCAGGCT GAAAGAACGGAAGACAAGAAAAAAGTGGTCCAAATGGCAGCAG TCAGAATCCAGAATTTGGAAGGAACCGGCAAAAGGCCAGAGCAGGAGAGCGACGTCATCAGCCAGGAGTCCTCTGCTCGGTCCTCAACACCGAGGAAGAACGGCAGCGTGTTGACTTTTGAGTCCCCCAAGGGCAGCCAAATACAGACGGTCTCCCAGTCTGTGCCCCATCTCGACGTGACCAAGCCCATCAACCCAACCCCAGCAAACGCTGCCCCTCTCGCTCCGGCTGCTCTACCACCCGCAGTTCCAGCCCCCGTCACACTGACACCTTCTCTTCCTACTATACAGAAGCCCAGAATGGAGCCCATTGCCAACAG ATACCCCAGTTCTGCCCACGGGAGCGCGAGCGAACTCTGCAAAGCCAAGACTTACACTCCTGTGAAGTTCAAGAAGCGCGTAGAAGACGTTCATTCAGAACCTCTCTTCCGCAAGAGCCTTCAGCAAGTCAATCCGGATGCCCCTGCTTTTGCGGGCCGCCGAGCTCACACGGCTAAGTATTTTATCGTCAACGAGCACGAACCCCGCAAAAGACTCCTCCGCTCCACCACCCGGCTGCCGAGGAATTATCGGATGGATGAGTCAGGGGATGTCGTTGAGCTCTACCCGAGAAACGTCCGGAGGTATCTGGTTCGGACACCGCACAGAGTGTATTCCCCTCATTTCagcgaagaggaggaagaggaggagttaagGAGAAGCATGGCAAACAGGTCCCACCGTCCACGCTCACTGTCCGATCTCCGAGCAGCCCCCCGGTTCTACATCGGAGAATGTGTAGACGGTCAGATCCTTGCCAGCAAGCCCTTGGCCAAAATGCACTACAAATCTTGGGAAGGCGGCTTTGGGTTAGCGTTCGACaggcccccacacccccacagaAAGATTCACATGAAAAACATCGAGCTGGACCAGCGGTACCCAGAACACCACGCCAAGACCTCGAAACCCAAGCACAAGCCGGAACCGTCCCCAACGGAGTCCGATTCTGTTTCCATCGGTTCCAGCAGCGACCAGCCAACCAGCAGCAATGATCAGTACATCCAGGTCATTCACAGCAAAGAGAAATATCTGAAATCCAGAGCAAAACTAACCCGGAAGAAATCCAAGTCTGGCATGGACCTCGACGCAGCTGAGGCTAATGAACTGATATGCTCCAATGTCTAG